The following proteins are co-located in the Labeo rohita strain BAU-BD-2019 unplaced genomic scaffold, IGBB_LRoh.1.0 scaffold_690, whole genome shotgun sequence genome:
- the LOC127161621 gene encoding NLR family CARD domain-containing protein 3-like, which yields LQKYSIFDYSQKPEGPESHTAKKNLDSIFKELEHKIISELKGFKRLLSPDYPECSERDHYDDADHNRVREGLLKITLIILRKMNQTDLANTLQTKLMPVYHQKLKSRLQDKYQRISEGMSNHGHSTHLNEIYTELYITEGGSGEINNEHEVRQIETVSRRPETQETPINCNDIFKPSPGRDKPIRTVLTKGVAGIGKTVSVQKFILDWAEGKANQEVHFIFPLPFRELNLIQKNLSLKQLLNHLHTETNEFKSADYDDYKVMFIFDGLDECRLHLDFQNNPSLSDVTESASVDVLLTNLIKGNLLPSALLWITSRPAAANQIPPECVDQVTEVRGFNDPQKEEYFRKRINDQSLADRVVTHIRSSRSLFIMCHIPVFCWISATVLERMMGKAESAGIPKTLTQMFTHFLIFQTKLKTQKYDRKYEINPDQTRKTVLSLGKLAFEQLEKGNLIFYEEDLKESGIDVREVSVYSGVCTQIFKEEFGLQLGKVYSFVHLSIQEFLAALFKLLSFSEQNTGRINEFRSPMTSLLKREVNKALQSENGQWDLFLRFLLGLSLESNQTLIQGLLRKTVSSSDINQETAKYIKQKIRENRSPEKSINLFHCLNELNDRSLEQEVQKYLSRTGVNRLSGVKLSAAQWSALVFVLLNSEEELDEFILSKYDPSEECLLRLLPVIKASRKSE from the exons ttacaaaaatattcaatatttgaCTACAGTCAAAAACCAGAAGGACCAGAATCACATACAGCAAAGAAGAACTTAGACTCCATTTTCAAG GAGCTTGAGCACAAAATAATTTCTGAGTTAAAAGGTTTTAAGAGACTGCTGAGTCCAGATTACCCAGAATGCTCTGAAAGAGACCATTATGATGATGCGGATCATAACAGAGTCAGAGAGGGGCTTCTGAAGATCACACTGATCATCCTGAGGAAGATGAACCAGACAGACCTCGCTAACACACTACAGACCA aactgatgCCTGTGTATCACCAAAAACTCAAATCCAGACTACAGGACAAATATCAGAGAATCAGTGAAGGAATGTCCAATCATGGACACTCAACACATctgaatgagatctacacagagctctacatcacagagGGAGGGAGTGGAGAGATCAATAATGAacatgaggtgagacagattgagacaGTGTCCAGGAGACCAGAGACACAGGAAACACCAATCAACTgcaatgacatatttaaacccTCACCTGGACGTGACAAACCCATCAGGACTGTGCTGACTAAAGGAGTCGCTGgaattggaaaaacagtctctgtgcagaagttcatcctggactgggctgaaggaaaagccaatcaggaagttcatttcatatttccacttcctttcaggGAGCTGAATTTGATACAGAAAAATCTCAGTCTTAAGCAACTTCTAAATCACCTTCACACTGAAACCAATGAATTTAAGTCAGCAGATTATGATGATTACAAAGTCATGTTCAtatttgatggtctggatgagtgtCGACTACATCTAGATTTCCAAAACAATCCGAGCTTGTCTGATGTAACAGAATCAGCCTCAGTGGATGTGCTGCTGACCAACCTCATCAAGGGGAATCTACTTCCTTCTGCTCTTCTCTGGATCACCTCtcgaccagcagcagccaatcagatccctcCTGAGTGTGTCGACCAGGTCACAGAGGTACGAGGATTCAATGACCctcagaaggaggaatatttcaggaagagaataAACGATCAGAGTCTGGCTGATAGAGTCGTCACACACATCCGATCATCAAGAAGTCTGTTCATCATGTGTCACATACCAGTCTTCTGCTGGATTTCAGCCACTGTTCTAGAGAGGATGATGGGTAAAGCAGAGAGTGCAGGgattcccaagactctcacACAAATGTTCACACACTTCCTGATCTTTCAGACCAAACTGAAGACACAGAAGTATGATAGGAAATATGAAATCAATCCTGATCAGACTAGAAAGACTGTTCTGTCTCTAGGAAAACTGGCTTTTGAACAGTTGGAAAAAGGGAACCTCATCTTCTATGAGGAGGACCTGAAAGAGAGCGGCATTGATGTCAGAGAAGTGTCAGTTTACTCAGGAGTTTGTACCCAGATCTTCAAAGAGGAGTTTGGACTGCAGCTGGGGAAGGTGTAcagctttgttcatctgagtATTCAGGAGTTTCTTGCTGCTTTATTCAAGCTGCTGTCtttttctgaacaaaacacaggaCGGATAAATGAGTTCAGGTCACCAATGACCAGTTTACTGAAGAGAGAAGTGAACAAGGCCTTACAGAGTGAGAACGGACAATGGGATCTTTTCCTCCGGTTCCTTCTCGGTCTCTCACTAGAGTCTAATCAGACTCTCATACAAGGCCTCCTGAGAAAGACAGTAAGCAGCTCTGATATCAATCAGGAAACAGCTAAATACATTAAACAGAAGATCAGGGAGAATCGCTCTCCAGAGAAATCCATCAACCTGTtccactgtctgaatgaactgaatgATCGTTCACTAGAGCAGGAAGTCCAAAAATACCTGAGCAGAACAGGTGTCAATCGTCTCTCTGGAGTCAAACTGTCTGCTGCTCAGTGGTCGGCTCTGGTGTTTGTGCTGTTGAACTCAGAAGAAGAGCTGGATGAGTTTATACTGAGTAAATATGATCCATCAGAAGAATGTCTCCTGAGGCTGCTGCCAGTAATCAAAGCATCTAGAAAGTCTGAGTGA